The nucleotide sequence TCCAAGAACATCTCTCGGAATCCTAAAGTACTCAAGACTTTTCCCAAGAACAAAGGAGTTTGGTGGTATGACGCAAACTTCTCCTTTAAAATCCACAAAACTCTTTGGATCAAAGTTCTTTGGATCTACAATTGAGTTAAAGACATTTGTAAAGATTTTAAATTCATCTGAGAGCCTTATATCATAACCATAGGATGAAAGTCCAAAAGAGATAACGCCTTTCTTAACCTGCTTCTCCTCAAATGGCTCTATGATTCTCTTCTCCTTTGCCATTCTTTTTATCCACTTATCATTCTTTAACATTCTTCCTCCTTTCCACATGATCCCCAACTATAACAAAATCTTCAAAAACTGTTGGAGCTTCCCTCTTCAGTATCTTAAGAATCTCTATTGTCATCCTCCTTATCTCCCATTGAGCATGTTCACTTCCTCTGAGTTCAACTATGTGTCGCCACTCCCTTAAATTGGCAGTAATTACAATTTCTGTTGTGGTTGCATTGGGAAGCACAAATCTTGCATCCTCCTTTGGAATTTTTAAATCTCTCAATTTTTTGTATGTTTCTCTCACACTCTCCATAAAGTTTAAATAAATTTTATGTGCCTTAGGATTTTTCTTTACCTTCGGTGGCTCAACAAAGGTAAAGTTTCTTTCATCCACATATCTTTGAGACTTCTGGGTAAAAGATGCAAGTCTGTGTCTTACAAGTTGATGGGTAAGACTCCGTGATACATCGCTGATTCTAAAGCTTGCCACTGCATGTTCAATAACAGAGAGGTGTCCAAGATCAATTATCATTCTTATAAACTTTTTTCCACTTCCCTCTTCCATTCTGTTAAAGGATTGGTAGGAGGTTCTACCTGCTTCTTCAATCACCTTTTCTGGATTTGGTGTTATATATATAAGTTCAACTTTCATATAAAATTAAAAAGGAGGGGTTTTCCCTCTAAATCTATTTCTGTCCAGGCGGCCTTACTATGACTTCGGCTAATTCTGGCTTCTCCTTGAGTTCTTCCTTTAAAGCTTCCTCCCTTTCAAGGTTTCTGTAATTTGGGTCTTCAAATGAATACTTAAACCTTGTATGAACATCGTATCTACCTTCAATCAAAGCCACAGTATCCTCAACAAAAACTATCTCTTCATCTGTGGGTATGACAAATATTCTCACCTTTGAACCCTCTCCAGTTATCTCTGTTTCTGCA is from Caldisericia bacterium and encodes:
- a CDS encoding dCTP deaminase, whose product is MLKNDKWIKRMAKEKRIIEPFEEKQVKKGVISFGLSSYGYDIRLSDEFKIFTNVFNSIVDPKNFDPKSFVDFKGEVCVIPPNSFVLGKSLEYFRIPRDVLGICVGKSTYARCGIIVNITPLEPMWRGYLTIEISNTTPLPVKVYANEGIAQVIFLGAEEECEVSYKDKKGKYQEQKGIELPKIDK
- a CDS encoding FAD-dependent thymidylate synthase; protein product: MKVELIYITPNPEKVIEEAGRTSYQSFNRMEEGSGKKFIRMIIDLGHLSVIEHAVASFRISDVSRSLTHQLVRHRLASFTQKSQRYVDERNFTFVEPPKVKKNPKAHKIYLNFMESVRETYKKLRDLKIPKEDARFVLPNATTTEIVITANLREWRHIVELRGSEHAQWEIRRMTIEILKILKREAPTVFEDFVIVGDHVERRKNVKE